A window from Clupea harengus chromosome 14, Ch_v2.0.2, whole genome shotgun sequence encodes these proteins:
- the fbln5 gene encoding fibulin-5: MLFAIRGSSSPPYERMLTVLVFALCCIHSGKGQTCTEGFSYDRRSRQCIDVDECRTVPDACRLDMRCVNQNGGYLCLPRSLYTQSYARPEAPAYPEPVYPDTSVGLSEPQFAQPPPGPVAPSYPIVSRTAPCVLGYTLGEDGTCVDIDECEANTHQCNPTQVCFNTDGGYTCSCTEGYWLVSGQCQDIDECRYGYCQQLCANVPGSYSCTCNPGFLLNPDSRTCSDVDECDEEPCSHACFNTYGSYMCNCDEGFELGSDGTACNDLDECSFSDFLCQHTCVNTPGSFSCVCPPGYYVFEDGRSCEDLNECDTGNNTCTTAQVCFNFQGGFTCLDPLQCDTPYIEFGDNQCMCSAENPECRNKPFTILYRHMDLSSGRSVPADIFQMQATTRYPGAFYIFQIKSGNEGREFYMRQTSNVSATLVLSRPIRGPREVVLDLEMVTVNNVINFRGSSIIRLTIYVSAHAF; the protein is encoded by the exons atgttatttGCCATACGTGGCTCGAGTTCCCCGCCATATGAGAG AATGCTGACAGTTCTTGTTTTTGCATTATGTTGCATTCACTCTGGAAAAGGTCAG ACTTGCACTGAAGGTTTCTCGTATGACCGGCGTTCCAGGCAATGCATTG ATGTCGATGAGTGCCGGACGGTGCCAGATGCCTGTCGGCTGGATATGCGCTGTGTCAATCAGAACGGTGGTTACTTATGTCTCCCCCGGAGCTTGTATACGCAGTCCTATGCCAGGCCAGAGGCCCCCGCCTACCCTGAGCCAGTTTACCCCGACACATCTGTGGGCTTAAGTGAGCCCCAGTTTGCTCAGCCACCTCCGGGGCCCGTGGCACCGAGCTACCCCATAGTGAGCCGCACAGCGCCCTGCGTCCTTGGCTACACGCTCGGAGAGGATGGCACCTGTGTTG ATATTGATGAGTGCGAGGCGAACACTCACCAGTGCAACCCCACCCAAGTGTGCTTTAACACAGATGGAGGATACACCTGCTCCTGCACAGAAGGCTACTGGCTTGTCAGTGGACAGTGTCAAG ATATCGATGAGTGTCGCTATGGTTACTGCCAGCAGCTGTGTGCCAACGTGCCCGGGTCGTACTCCTGCACCTGCAACCCCGGTTTCCTGCTCAACCCTGACAGCAGGACGTGCTCAG ATGTTGACGAGTGTGACGAGGAGCCGTGCTCTCACGCCTGCTTCAACACCTACGGCTCCTACATGTGTAACTGCGACGAGGGCTTTGAGCTAGGGTCTGATGGCACTGCCTGCAATG ATCTGGATGAGTGCAGCTTCTCAGACTTCCTGTGTCAACACACATGCGTGAACACTCCCGGTTCCTTCTCTTGTGTCTGCCCACCGGGGTATTATGTGTTTGAAGATGGCAGAAGTTGTGAAG ACCTCAATGAATGTGACACTGGTAACAACACGTGTACAACAGCACAAGTGTGTTTCAATTTCCAGGGAGGGTTTACATGCCTGGACCCTTTACAATGTGACACACCTTACATTGAATTTGGTGACAA tcAGTGTATGTGCTCGGCTGAGAACCCAGAATGCAGGAATAAGCCCTTCACTATCCTGTACCGGCACATGGACCTGTCTTCAGGTCGCAGTGTGCCCGCAGACATCTTCCAGATGCAGGCCACCACACGCTACCCTGGGGCCTTCTACATCTTCCAGATCAAGTCGGGCAATGAAGGCAGAGAATTTTACATGCGG CAAACCAGCAATGTCAGTGCCACCTTGGTGCTGTCTCGACCCATCCGGGGGCCCAGAGAAGTCGTCCTGGACCTGGAGATGGTCACGGTCAACAACGTGATCAACTTCCGAGGGAGCTCGATCATCCGGCTCACAATATATGTCTCAGCGCACGCCTTCTAA
- the LOC105895544 gene encoding tandem C2 domains nuclear protein translates to MATECIKHCCILFRSKGKEPEPQVIKSNPVVREDVKKGIGVSEDYLMSKLPMDGKEVPFVLPTFKPSYIQPQGSRYASYQTGQLNSARSAYAERKAELVGTSNKAYDLDSTIHPGQMVNHISPGSVRRSILENQDGSPTSARDLRNGRQRLSSSLYDLSSPNHPHSYIQRYDSVSSVPSSASSVRDSFGSSRSLESITLSGDEKELGKLCVKLSYQEALEQVWITLVQCKDIPVENSEHKIGIKGVITMDKPVQFKSTLKEGCPDALLMETFVFALPLQQLRSSVLVLRLQTHTPRKHTLAECVLSLRQLSPEETHHWLELRPPSKSRACHAEVQLATCFQPVNGRMQLQVLSAHNLPSSSSPLSQSFFVKAEMHSPDLLVTKRKTRALKVSGGQVKWAETLHFPLRGPDSSFHIYTKLYSRTSVRRRHFLGQVHLGYGSPSPTAVEQWRDSMVHPEKVVADWHTLTAP, encoded by the exons ATGGCAACGGAGTGCATAAAACATTGTTGCATCTTGTTCCGATCCAAAGGGAAGGAACCTGAACCTCAAG TTATAAAATCGAACCCAGTAGTTCGGGAAGATGTTAAGAAGGGGATTGGAGTATCAGAGGACTACCTCATGTCCAAACTTCCCATGGATGGTAAAGAGGTGCCCTTCGTGCTGCCCACTTTCAAGCCCTCGTATATCCAACCCCAGGGCTCCCGCTACGCAAGTTACCAGACTGGACAACTGA ACTCAGCCAGGAGTGCATATGCTGAGAGGAAAGCTGAGCTTGTGGGGACCAGTAACAAAGCCTACGACCTCGACTCAACCATTCACCCTGGCCAGATGGTTAATCACATCTCACCTGGCTCTGTCCGACGGTCTATCTTGGAGAACCAAGATGGTAGTCCAACTTCAG CTCGAGACCTGAGAAACGGGAGGCAAAGACTGAGCAGCTCCTTGTATGACCTGTCTAGTCCTAATCACCCCCACAGTTACATACAG AGATACGACTCAGTGTCCAGCGTCCCAAGCAGTGCATCCTCTGTGAGAGATTCCTTTGGAAGCAGCCGTAGCCTAG AGTCCATCACCTTATCTGGAGATGAGAAGGAACTGGGCAAGCTGTGTGTCAAGCTGAGCTACCAGGAGGCCCTAGAGCAGGTGTGGATCACCCTGGTCCAG TGTAAAGACATCCCAGTGGAGAACTCTGAGCACAAGATTGGGATTAAAGGAGTCATCACCATGGACAAACCAGTGCAGTTTAAGAGCACCCTTAAAGAAGGATGTCCA GATGCTTTGCTCATGGAGACCTTTGTCTTCGCCCTGCCGCTGCAGCAGTTGCGCAGCTCTGTGCTGGTGTTGcggctgcagacacacacgccacGCAAGCACACTCTGGCCGAGTGTGTCCTCTCCCTGAGGCAGCTCAGCCCAGAGGAGACCCATCACTGGCTGGAGCTCAGGCCTCCCTCCAAGTCCCGG gcGTGCCATGCCGAGGTGCAACTGGCCACCTGCTTCCAGCCCGTCAACGGGCGCATGCAGCTGCAGGTACTGTCTGCCCACaacctgccctcctcctcctcgccgcTCAGCCAGA GTTTCTTTGTCAAGGCGGAGATGCACTCACCGGACTTGCTGGTGACCAAGAGGAAGACGCGGGCGCTGAAGGTGTCTGGGGGGCAGGTGAAGTGGGCGGAGACCCTCCACTTCCCTCTAAGGGGGCCGGACTCCTCCTTCCACATCTACACGAAACTCTACAGCCGTACGTCGGTCAGACGCAGACACTTTCTAGGACAG GTTCATCTGGGATATGGCAGCCCTTCACCTACAGCTGTAGAGCAGTGGAGGGACTCCATGGTCCACCCTGAGAAAGTGGTAGCTGactggcacacactcacagctcccTGA
- the plek2 gene encoding pleckstrin-2 yields the protein MDTHQNSSTLKEGFLVKRGHMVLNWKARWFVLLPDRLMYYKYEGGKKDSSKRGTILLAGCVITSPFLVHENRPLVLRLQTNTSEEYFMEASSREERDDWAACITTAAERLRSSGGQSPGSEAPAQPQRKGSSSLKLHNVNLSQVVDSMYDVHSGIKLTSHMEQGSSFSNCFSGSAVVDWLVFMQLTLTRVEAVTLASALLEEGDIRPVGVRSVEALRNVALGEQFLDDSTALYSYSENLTKRGSVKAETSLSAVELSGKVQKRGYLLKQGHKRKNWKVRLFVLRSEPGYLHYYDPSKDDLSPVGGFSLRGCLVSALNDSGVPSGVKGKVQGNLFKIITQSDTDYFIQAPNKQEKMDWIEAIRQLT from the exons ATGGATACACACCAGAACAGCTCGACCCTGAAGGAGGGATTTTTAGTGAAGCGG GGCCATATGGTTTTAAACTGGAAAGCTCGCTGGTTTGTACTTCTGCCTGACAGGCTCATGTATTACAAATATGAGGGTGGTAAAAAGGATTCCTCTAAGCGTGGAACGATTCTTCTGGCTGGTTGTGTGATCACCAGCCCATTCCTAGTGCACGAAAACAGGCCG CTGGTGCTGAGACTCCAGACGAACACGTCGGAGGAGTACTTCATGGAGGCATCCTCCCGGGAGGAGCGGGACGACTGGGCTGCTTGCATCACCACCGCGGCGGAGAGGCTCCGCTCCAGCGGTGGTCAGTCCCCAGGCTCTGAGGCCCCAGCCCAGCCACAGCGCAAAGGGTCCAGCTCTCTCAAGCTCCATAACGTCAACCTCAG TCAGGTGGTGGACTCCATGTATGATGTGCACAGTGGAATCAAACTGACCAGTCACATGGAACAGGGCAGTTCATTCAGCAACTGCTTTTCTG gctCTGCAGTGGTGGACTGGCTGGTGTTCATGCAGCTGACTCTGACACGGGTGGAGGCGGTGACGCTGGCCTCTGCTCTCCTGGAGGAGGGCGACATCAGGCCTGTGGGGGTACGGAGTGTGGAGGCCCTGCGCAATGTTGCCCTCGGGGAGCAATTTCTGGATGATTCCACAGCCCTCTACAGCTAT TCTGAAAACCTCACGAAGAGGGGGAGCGTGAAAGCAGAGACATCTCTGTCGGCTGTGGAGCTCAGTGGCAAAGTGCAGAAGAGAGGTTACCTGCTGAAACAG GGTCACAAGAGGAAGAACTGGAAGGTGCGGCTGTTTGTGCTGAGGTCAGAGCCCGGATACTTACACTACTATGACCCCAGCAAG GATGACCTAAGCCCTGTGGGCGGCTTCTCTCTGCGGGGCTGTCTGGTCTCTGCTCTGAACGACAGCGGCGTGCCCTCAG GTGTGAAGGGAAAGGTCCAAGGCAATCTCTTTAAGATCATCACTCAGTCAGACACAGACTACTTCATCCAGGCCCCAAACAAGCAGGAGAAGATGGACTGGATAGAGGCAATCAGGCAGCTGACATAA